From Prevotella sp. oral taxon 299 str. F0039:
CTATTGAGAGCTTAAAGCATATCTTTAAGTATTGTTCTATCTTCATTATACCCCCATTTGTAGGTATATGATTTATAAAACTGATTGCAAAAATACTATATTTTGATGATAAATCAAAGCTTTTGACTAAAAATCCAATTTTATTCTGTACTTTTGTGTGTTAATGTTTTTCGTGCTTCTACACGAAGATGTTTTATTTATGACACAACAGAAGATTATTATTTATAAAACAACTACTTAAAAACTAAAGGAGAGGTTGATTTCTTTTACATTTGAAAAGAACGTTGAAAGACTCACACCTATTTATATATTATACGAGAACATATTTAAGGATAAAACCAAAATAACAAGAATGAACTTCAAATATGATGTGATTGTTGTGGGCGGAGGACATGCAGGTAACGAGGCTGCAACCGCTGCTTCCAACATGGGAGCTAAGACTTGTCTAATCACTATCGACATGAATAAGATTGGACAGATGAGCTGTAACCCCGCAATCGGTGGCATTGCAAAAGGTCAGATTGTAAGAGAAATAGACGCATTAGGCGGACAAATGGGACTAATAACCGACGCAACGGCTATTCAATTCAGAATGTTGAACCGTGGAAAGGGTCCCGCCGTGTGGAGTCCACGTGCACAATGCGACCGAGAAAAGTTTATAACCAAATGGAAAGAAACTTTAGATAAAACTGAGAACCTCGACATTTGGCAAGATCAAGTAGACGAATTAATCGTTAAAAACAATGAGATCGTTGGCGTAAAAACTGTTTGGGGAGTTGAATTCACTGCAAAATGTGTCATTATCACTGCAGGAACATTCCTCAATGGCTTAATGCATATCGGACGAAGAACCTTCCCTGGAGGTAGATGCGCAGAGCCTGCCGTACCTCATCTCACTGAATGCATCAACCATTTGGGCATCCGTTCTGATCGAATGAAGACAGGAACACCCGTAAGAATCGATAAACGTTCGGTGCATTTCGATGAAATGGAGATCCAAGATGGCGACTTCGACTTCCATCAATTCAGCTATATGAATCTTCATAAGCCACTCAAACAATTGCCATGTTGGACATTCTACACTACCCCCGAAGCGCACATGGAGCTCAACAAGGGTATTGCCGACTCGCCATTGTTTAACGGACAAATTCAAAGTACAGGCCCAAGATACTGCCCTTCTATTGAAACCAAACTCGTAACATTCCCCGATAAAGACAAACATCCTTTATTCTTAGAGCCTGAAGGCACCGACACCAACGAGATGTATCTCAATGGTTTCTCTTCAAGTATGCCTTTCGAGGTGCAGTTAAACGCACTTCACAA
This genomic window contains:
- the mnmG gene encoding tRNA uridine-5-carboxymethylaminomethyl(34) synthesis enzyme MnmG, which produces MNFKYDVIVVGGGHAGNEAATAASNMGAKTCLITIDMNKIGQMSCNPAIGGIAKGQIVREIDALGGQMGLITDATAIQFRMLNRGKGPAVWSPRAQCDREKFITKWKETLDKTENLDIWQDQVDELIVKNNEIVGVKTVWGVEFTAKCVIITAGTFLNGLMHIGRRTFPGGRCAEPAVPHLTECINHLGIRSDRMKTGTPVRIDKRSVHFDEMEIQDGDFDFHQFSYMNLHKPLKQLPCWTFYTTPEAHMELNKGIADSPLFNGQIQSTGPRYCPSIETKLVTFPDKDKHPLFLEPEGTDTNEMYLNGFSSSMPFEVQLNALHKIPALRDAKIYRPGYAIEYDYFDPTQLKHTLESKVVKGLYFAGQVNGTTGYEEAAGQGLVAGINAALRCFYNDKEFIMKRDESYIGVLIDDLTTKGVDEPYRMFTSRAEYRILLRQDDADYRLTSKAFELGIATKERYDWWKQKEESISKIIQFCDETSIKPKEINASLERLGTTPIHSSIKISDLIARPQLTMNNLAEVIPHLNDILKAVPNRQAEITEAAEIRIKYRGYIERERIIADKMRRLEDIRIKGRFNYSQLHEISTEGRQKLEKIQPETLAEASRIPGVSPSDINVLLILLGR